In Labrus mixtus chromosome 3, fLabMix1.1, whole genome shotgun sequence, a single window of DNA contains:
- the atp5f1d gene encoding ATP synthase subunit delta, mitochondrial: MMAARFLRRALPALRQTRSYAEAASGAPQMSFTFASPTKVFFKEASVKQVDVPTLTGAFGILPAHVPTLQVLRPGVVTVFSEDGSSVKYFVSSGSITVNADSSVQLLAEEAVALDQLDVSAAKANLEKAQSQMAGASDEAARAEVQISIDASEAIVKALE, encoded by the exons ATGATGGCAGCAAGATTTCTCCGCCGTGCTCTCCCTGCGCTGAGACAAACTCGCTCCTACGCCGAGGCTGCGAGCGGAGCCCCGCAGATGTCCTTCACTTTCGCCTCCCCGACGAAG gTGTTTTTCAAAGAGGCCAGTGTGAAACAGGTAGATGTGCCCACCCTTACTGGTGCGTTTGGTATCCTTCCAGCCCACGTACCCACCCTGCAGGTGCTCAGGCCTGGGGTTGTCACAGTCTTCAGTGAGGATGGCTCCTCTGTCAAGTACTTTG tGAGCAGTGGGTCCATCACAGTCAACGCTGATTCTTCAGTGCAGCTGCTGGCTGAGGAGGCTGTTGCTTTGGACCAGCTGGACGTTTCT gctGCTAAGGCAAACCTGGAGAAGGCTCAATCTCAGATGGCTGGTGCATCTGACGAGGCAGCGAGGGCAGAGGTCCAGATCAGCATAGATGCCAGCGAGGCCATCGTCAAGGCCCTGGAGTAG
- the cbarpb gene encoding voltage-dependent calcium channel beta subunit-associated regulatory protein, translating to MSNESTIWNILPENSTEIPVTAEEQQDGSVLPLVILSVFLVGTLISVSVLLIAFRRCCRGGQFCARASDDPEKTNTTYLEESQPTHEITIRVDESECLSMASSHDQETERFLSTCTTGRRVSFNEAALFDHGKKAQEKGRRYTLTEGDFHHLKNARLTNLNFPSPALKIVTIHECDSAENSITMTTTRPVAKSALSIFQPMLCPLPQTALTSLSVNPSCALPGDALNSVVGTSFNDKNMALSTKGPSSIEIMGVGPRGRGSSISVGEGVLVGSCASTSAGIAGGQGPVLQFFTKLRRHASLEGASPYFKIKKWKLDSSQRASSLDTRGSPKRRQFQRQRAASESMDQDDNDAHHIDLIQYIARTQDIPYCPSQPTTRLLSPPSTPPPSLGRVEVEVIVEPSCGHGGPGVIGLSPDPQDEGLSLERREGADPLDPPDAQDPLTLYKDIWTLRASLEQYAASDQSSNNDRNSVCSDADSVCSLSGRTETERGGLPRYPSQDLGDEAEGGEDDKDILMYTEQRLGVKEGKKRKLGGKEPERRGSDGETGTRKLLQMDSGYASIEAPSRGPEELRLFGSNNGSPKDKTAHEKRHHFTNAGRSGTIGESFESHLFEEEPEEEVLLGASGGVPIETGAAALSWSPHGQMLTPSEAAQPSTQPPILHRRDYSIDEKTDALFHEFLRHDPQFDQQESPLRKHRSRIHLRKQWQRHKQWSDPGVRHFHSSFERQRTPLRRGESVNYPLETSYHSTLPRIVSAPDEENSDGTISTPDTPKVEPTTTGHRGEEQGVSVRHTEDSVSSFQPPLAHSVSEKDGGQGEHHDHQEDIKPSALPPEPADERSPPQLPDSLGYGPQTVTADLMDKLTAHLDERLYTGLRRVKDTTVECVTVTATHASPDHSPV from the exons ATGAGCAATGAGTCTACCATCTGGAACATCCTACCAGAAAACTCCACA GAGATCCCAGTAACGGCAGAGGAGCAGCAAGATGGCTCCGTGCTCCCCTTGGTGATCCTTTCCGTCTTCCTGGTAGGAACTTTGATCTCCGTCTCAGTCCTCCTCATCGCCTTCCGTCGCTGCTGTCGAGGAGGACAATTCTGTGCCAG GGCCAGCGATGACCCTGAGAAAACCAACACCACCTACTTGGAGGAGTCTCAGCCCACCCATG AAATCACCATCAGGGTGGATGAGTCGGAGTGTCTGTCGATGGCCAGCTCTCACGACCAAGAGACCGAGCGCTTCCTCTCCACCTGCACCACCGGCCGCCGTGTCTCCTTCAATGAGGCTGCGCTCTTTGATCATGGCAAGAAGGCTCAGGAGAAGGGCCGCAG GTACACTCTGACTGAGGGCGACTTTCACCACCTGAAGAACGCCCGGCTCACAAACCTCAACTTCCCTTCTCCAGCCCTCAAGATAGTCACTATCCATGAGTGTGACTCGGCTGAGAACagcatcaccatgacaacaacacGCCCTGTTGCTAAGTCAGCCCTTTCCATCTTCCAG CCGATGCTGTGCCCTCTGCCACAAACAGCGTTGACCAGCCTGAGTGTCAATCCCAGCTGTGCCCTCCCTGGAGACGCCCTCAACTCGGTGGTGGGCACCAGCTTCAATGACAAAAACATGGCTCTCAGCACTAAGGGGCCAAGCTCA aTCGAGATAATGGGAGTGGGGCCCAGGGGCAGAGGCAGCAGCATTAGTGTCGGAGAAGGGGTCTTGGTGGGGAGCTGCGCCTCCACTTCTGCCGGCATTGCAGGAGGCCAGGGGCCCGTGCTGCAGTTCTTCACCAAACTGCGGCGCCATGCTAGCCTGGAGGGGGCCAGTCCCTACTTTAAGATCAAGAAATGGAAGCTGGACAGCAGCCAGAGAGCCTCCAGTCTGGACACCAGAG GCTCTCCAAAGAGGAGACAGTTCCAGCGCCAGCGGGCGGCAAGTGAGAGCATGGACCAGGACGACAACGACGCACACCACATAGACCTCATCCAGTACATCGCTCGCACTCAGGACATCCCCTACTGTCCCAGTCAGCCAACCACACGcctcctctcacctccttcCACACCACCGCCCTCCCTCGGCAG GGTAGAGGTAGAGGTCATAGTGGAGCCCAGCTGCGGCCATGGAGGACCAGGGGTGATTGGCCTATCCCCTGATCCCCAAGATGAAGGCCTGTCCCTGGAAAGAAGGGAAGGCGCAGACCCCTTGGACCCCCCAGATGCCCAGGACCCCCTGACCCTTTACAAAGACATCTGGACCCTTCGTGCCTCACTCGAACAGTACGCCGCCTCCGACCAGAGCAGCAACAATGACAGGAACTCTGTCTGCAGCGATGCCGACAGTGTGTGTTCGCTGAGCGGACGCACAGAGACGGAAAGAGGAGGGCTCCCAAGGTATCCATCCCAGGATTTAGGAGATGAAGCAGAGGGTGGAGAGGATGACAAGGACATTTTGATGTACACGGAGCAGAGGTTAGGTGTGAAAgaagggaaaaagagaaaactgggAGGCAAAGAACCAGAGCGAAGGGGTAGTGATGGAGAAACAGGGACTCGTAAATTGCTGCAGATGGACAGCGGCTACGCGTCCATAGAGGCTCCGTCTCGAGGTCCAGAGGAGCTGAGACTGTTCGGGAGCAACAACGGCAGCCCCAAAGACAAAACAGCTCACGAGAAAAGGCACCACTTCACCAACGCAGGGCGAAGTGGCACTATCGGTGAGAGCTTTGAGTCTCATCTCTTTGAGGAGGAGCCAGAAGAAGAGGTGTTGTTGGGTGCCAGTGGAGGAGTTCCCATAGAAACAGGTGCTGCCGCACTGAGCTGGTCTCCACATGGTCAAATGCTCACACCCAGTGAGGCTGCACAGCCTTCAACTCAACCGCCAATATTGCACCGACGAGACTACAGCATAGACGAGAAGACTGACGCCCTCTTCCACGAGTTTCTCCGTCATGACCCTCAGTTTGACCAGCAGGAGTCACCGCTAAGGAAGCATCGATCCCGAATCCACCTCCGCAAGCAGTGGCAGCGCCACAAGCAGTGGAGTGACCCTGGTGTCAGACACTTTCATTCCTCTTTTGAAAGACAGCGTACCCCTCTACGGAGGGGTGAAAGTGTGAACTACCCATTGGAGACAAGCTACCACAGTACGCTCCCCCGAATCGTTAGCGCTCCCGACGAGGAGAATAGCGACGGCACCATCAGCACCCCTGATACCCCAAAGGTGGAGCCTACAACAACTGGCCACAggggagaggagcagggtgtCAGCGTtagacacacagaggacagtGTCTCCTCCTTCCAACCACCTCTCGCACACTCCGTCtcagagaaagatggaggacaaGGTGAGCACCATGATCATCAGGAGGACATCAAACCGTCTGCACTCCCCCCCGAACCCGCAGACGAGCGCTCACCGCCTCAGCTGCCGGACTCCTTAGGCTACGGCCCGCAGACCGTAACAGCAGACCTCATGGACAAACTGACTGCTCACCTGGACGAGAGGTTGTACACGGGCCTCCGCAGGGTCAAAGACACGACCGTTGAGTGTGTGACGGTGACGGCTACACACGCTTCTCCAGACCACAGCCCAGTGTAG